From the Hippocampus zosterae strain Florida chromosome 13, ASM2543408v3, whole genome shotgun sequence genome, the window AAGCTTTTCTCTTTGAAGTGCAGCCAAGAGCGGGTCGGGCCAAGGTTTGTCTTTCCATCAGCGCTCTCTGCTCAAAATATGTTTGTCCAGCTtggaatatttttcaaacaatgCTGTTGACCATTTTCCATTGTTTTCCCACCCGCCGCCCACTGACAAACTAAATTCTGACTTGTGCGGTTTTCCCATGAGAAAATACATCATGTGGGGCAGGATTCTGGGGGTAATAATTTCAACATTATGCAAAACGGTTAGGGTTGGCTGTATCACAaatcctgttttttgttttgttttttaggagtTCGGTTGAATTATTAATCACTTACATCTATTAATCATCTTTGCTGGTTTGGAGTCGACTCAAAATCAATTACACTGTTCTGACAAAGAGAAGTAATTTAAACCATACGTTTTGAGAATAGCAACAATGAGCATCAGGTTACAAGGACCTTAGCTAGCGATGCTAATTTCGTGTCAGCCATGCAAATAAATGCTGGCTTCCACTGATGAAATACCAATTAAGTGGTCATCATCATGTCTGATATTATTTCAAAGGGGCCATATTaaggaaatgtgtgtttttttaatcagttgtaTACAAAGTAGTAGGTGTCTCTGGAGCGTGTtgaaggaataattcattttatgcttttgcttatgttaaccacgctttattgctctttattcagtgtgtaagaatataacagacatgttctctcagttcttcatctcagggagtaacgcacataacggcagttctttatctcagtgaaaaacaccaagggagtgacataacggccgtctgtgcgggccactgctgcgcgggcagtggcgggaaaacaccaagaagaccagaatacgtggaaacaccaagaagaccagaatacgtggaaacaccaagaagaccggacTCCAGAATGCGTGGACCAATCCGCGTTTGtctaggctcatgaataaacaatgatctgttgtaatatattctgtctgtccacctgagggtgacgagtctgtccagtggcggtgcagcttgtctagactgtttgttagggaacctcaggaacagacgtctgtattagatgacctgttagggaaataaatctgcatgactccaagctactgaatcctggtcatcactctgctggtatgtgttattagaatggtagtgtagcatcgttggaattggcttcctcctccaggtcttgaACACGCTAGAGAAAATGGTCCGGTGGAATAAAAGGACCAGTTTCTACAGTGTGAAGCGAAAAATTAAcattgctgaaaatgtgtgacTTCATTACCTTTTCAATCACTAGGTTAGGTGAACATTTGCCACATTCAAGCCATGGCCAGTCACTGTCTGaaagactattaaaaaaaaaaaaaaggaaggaaagcgTAGCTGGACTGATTTCGGTTGGATTCACAAGATTAGCATTTGCTAACAGCATTGACGGCATGACCATTGGGGTATTTTGACCATCCTAAGACACCCGGGAACTGTTTTGAATTGTaaaggggggaagggggggggggggggtaatgcatGAAATGTCTACTTTAAAATAGGCATCCGACTGTTTTTATGCTTGGGTCTTTTTAAGTTTGACAATATGAGGGAAACGCCACAAGATGATATACCCAAAAAGCAGTCAGAAAGTCTGAAGACAAAATGGAAGTTTGATTTACGACACCGGCTCAAAATAAAGACTACTAATAGCTTCAGGTATCTCAAATCGTATCCCTACGGCTTCATGACTGtttggaatttattttaaaatattttagtaTACTGTAGTCTAGATGGACATGTACTCTACCATTTGTCTGATAGCTCCTGGAAAAGTGCATCATTTCACACTTTACTCTGCTTCTATTTTGGGCATTTGGGGTTCACTTGAGACAAGTAAGATTTACAACGTCTTCCCGAGTCATCAAAGTGAATGAACACTTATAATCCACTGAATGTCACTCGCCAGCTGCTGAGCGGCAGGGCTCATTTTAACAATTATCTGCTGGCTTCATCATCTTTTACCAAGCGCATGCACAAATCTGCAGTGAACCgtgacaaatattttaaatgtgtggAACTTAGTAAAACACTCAAAGACTCTGTCCGTAGCCTGCCCTTGCACACTACTATTGAGAAATCTGGTACCTCCAGTCTTGGAGCAGATCggtaaatcatttatttttaagggtaATGTAAATTGACTTTCAAAAGTGATTATAGTGTTTTGGGATGATACTTTGTGGTATATTCATGAGTTTAACAAATACTATGgccacttaaaaaaacatttggggttttttttttgcttttgcggcGGAGCTCTCCCCTGATTGTGACTGACAGCAACCACCCAGATTCTTCACGTCTGAATTGCGTGTGTggcggatggatttttttttttttttaccaagaaaaaTGTAAGAGCACATAAACCAAGTCTAACAAAAgcacaagtgatttttttttttaaagctatgtTTGACAGGTGGCTTGCATGTCTGCCTGGCAATTTGAAGGTTCTGGGATCAAATTTCTAGCTTTCCTGCGGAGTTTGCCATTTCCAAAACAAAGCGTGTAATGCTCACTGAAGACTTTAAAAACGTTTGAAAATTTAAAGACGTTAAAGATGTTTGAAATTAAATTGtggtttgtctctatgtgccttgtgattggctgttgaacaaagtaaaaactgcctctcacccaatgacagctgggctGGCCTCCGACTCGACAGTGAAAAAAAGCACGGATGGACGTTTGGCGTAAAACCACTGCACATCACCCTAATCCCCACTTGTGAAGAAGAACTCACATTAGGAAGATGATAAAAACTTTTATTGAAGCCCTTCAAGTGCTTTTTCACTTCGATTTAtcagcggggggaggggggggggaagctcaTCTTTTTATTTGATGCCACTGTTGCTCATGGTCTGGGCCCGGCACAATCCCTTTCCGGCCACTTCGAACGGTGCCCCCTTGTAGGTTGCGACGCACTCGCCGTCTGTGCGCAGGTCCGGCTGAATCTGCTCCCACACTTTTTTCTTGGGGTTCAGCTCTTTGTCAGGCTCACCTACAAGAGCGAAAAAGCGATTCTTAGATTGCAGCACCTAACGTCACATTTCATGTGTTTGTGAGCATTTGTAACGTTTGACTGAGCAATGGGCAACATGAGGATTCAATGGACAGGGTtagtgtgaattaaaaaaaaaaataacaacaacttaAAAAGGACTTTGTACCCAACACAAAACACTCCCAAGCAAAAAACGGACCACCGGGAAAGCTGTCATCTTTCTTGTTCTTTGAGTGGTCAGAAGAAACAATTGTGTGACTGACAGGAAACCATCATCATGATGGATGCAGCTGTTTCaaattttgttttcctcttaCGGTCACAATTCGATATTGTTCTCAAGAAAACAGAGGATTTGAACGACGAATTTGCTGTGTTGTTTCAGACAGCTGCAGTATCAGCCAATCAACTGTGGAGACTCGCAGGTGGagaattcaaattttttttgggcgAACTAGGAGAGAAAAGAAGAATAGACCTGAGAAGCCCTGGAAAGTGACTCTTTCCCCTGCCACGGCACCATTTGGAGGGTCGAGAATTTCCACCAAGTCGGGCGAGCTGGCACACATGACCATGGCCTGGGACGTCACCCCTCTCATCTTGGCTGGCTTCAGGTTACACAGCAGAATGGCCATGCGGTTCTGCATCTGCACCAGAGAGTTAAAAACATCGTTAAGGTTCTTTTGTCCCGAAAcaggagaagaaggaaaaaaaagaagtcaaaccCTTTACGACTCCTTTCAATGATATAGCAATATTAACATCGTTTCCAGCTTCGGTTCaaagggagtgtgtgtgtgtgtgtctgtgtacctGATCCAGAGGCACATGCTTGACCAGCCCGCTGACCACCGTTCTGGGTGAAGGCTCCCCGACGTCCACCTGCTCCACGTAGAGACTGTCGGCGTCCGGGTGCTTCTCCGCCGTGATGATGCGCCCAACGCGGAGGTCCAGCCGAGACACGTCCACCGTGGCGTCGTCCTGACTGGCCGTCGCCATCTGCTGAGGCTTTTTCTCTATGCGTTTtaaacaaagtctttttttaaaattgccacGCAAATTCTGACTTACAAGTACAGTGGAAGCCAAACTATTTGGCTTCTATCCAATAGGGCTTTTTCCTTAAATGTCGACGAATTGCGACCGCCATCACGGCAGGGTACCGCGTGATTGCAACGAGGAAAAATGCCATAACCTACGGCATGAAGAACATTTTTATGAGTCGAGGAAAGAACAGATGAGATCACTTGTTTTGAGacatctatttttagaacaacTTTGAAGTCATCCATCATAACGGAATGCATTGTATTCCACTTGGAAGGTTCGACTGTATCCCCGATGTGTTACGGACTGAAGCATCTGTGAATATTTACATGCTAATTTCACCAAAAAACATTCAACGCAGGTTTCGAGGAAATGTTTATTCAAAAACATTCTGGGAGATTTTCACCAAAGAAGTCAACCTCACCTCTGatttccttccaaaaaaaaaaaaaaaaaaaagacagacagatCGACGCTCTTCCAATTAAGTCAAGATTGCCACGGATGTCCACCCTCATTCAGTCCcacccaattctagaccaagtctcaaaagacgtctaaaaacgtctttgggagtgaatgagttaaaaacaggggtgcccattaggtccatcctgatctaccggtagatctaagacaggtccgaagtagatccgaggagtgtcgaggtgaaaaaaacaaataaccatttgtgtgtctttgtacatgttagtaatatgattatttattattatatttttgtgttaatgtatgctgcaccctaatcatcctatcagtctcattttcacaaaataaatatttaaaaaataaaataaagcatgtaccggtaaatcttga encodes:
- the aimp1a gene encoding aminoacyl tRNA synthase complex-interacting multifunctional protein 1a — its product is MFVARSLFKMSNPNPLVRLEQRAAEADQIIEYLKQQVQLLKEKASIQASVREEKKLLVENAKLKQDIEDLKKQLLDKEKKRGVQDVAMPSVQVSEKSNAAPPQSGGPAPCVTPAAAAPVQSPPSKDDSHNKKKPEKKEKKPQQMATASQDDATVDVSRLDLRVGRIITAEKHPDADSLYVEQVDVGEPSPRTVVSGLVKHVPLDQMQNRMAILLCNLKPAKMRGVTSQAMVMCASSPDLVEILDPPNGAVAGERVTFQGFSGEPDKELNPKKKVWEQIQPDLRTDGECVATYKGAPFEVAGKGLCRAQTMSNSGIK